One window from the genome of Pedococcus badiiscoriae encodes:
- a CDS encoding alkaline phosphatase family protein — translation MPHPGLLPPHYDEAGLAGVLPAVAASLGVRRYADSGLLDLPEARRAVVVLVDGLGYELIRRRGGHAPFLRSLLPAAYRITAGFPATTATSMGTFGTGLPPGSHGLLGYEVLVPGEDRLVNELSWEDGPDPLTWQPQETVFEVAEAAGVSVTRVGPGFFDGSGLTRAALRGGRFRAADTLADRVDATLEALRSSARGLVYLYWGELDKVGHVYGCQSWEWGDELEAIDAELGRLVRSVPSDTAVYVTADHGMVDAPHALRIDLAHDVELATGIRHVGGEPRALQLYCEAGAVADVAQTWTERVGERAWIRTRDEATRQGWFGPVSEVNRPRIGDLVVAMRDNFAIVDSRRARPQLLALLGLHGSLTPQESAVPLFHVPPRDNS, via the coding sequence ATGCCACACCCGGGACTGCTCCCACCCCACTACGACGAGGCCGGGCTGGCCGGTGTGCTGCCCGCCGTTGCGGCGAGCCTCGGCGTCCGCAGGTATGCCGACTCCGGCCTCCTGGACCTGCCCGAGGCACGACGCGCGGTCGTGGTGCTCGTCGACGGGCTCGGCTACGAGCTGATCCGCCGACGCGGCGGGCACGCGCCGTTCCTTCGCTCGCTGCTGCCCGCGGCATACCGCATCACCGCAGGCTTCCCGGCCACGACGGCAACGTCGATGGGGACGTTCGGCACCGGCCTGCCCCCGGGGTCCCACGGCCTGCTCGGGTACGAGGTGCTGGTGCCCGGCGAGGACCGTCTCGTCAACGAGCTCTCCTGGGAGGACGGCCCCGATCCGCTCACCTGGCAGCCGCAGGAGACCGTCTTCGAGGTCGCCGAGGCGGCCGGGGTGTCGGTCACCCGGGTGGGCCCGGGGTTCTTCGACGGGTCAGGGTTGACGCGAGCTGCCTTGCGGGGTGGGCGGTTTCGCGCGGCGGACACGCTGGCGGACCGCGTCGACGCCACGCTCGAGGCGCTGCGGTCCAGCGCCCGAGGGCTGGTCTACCTCTACTGGGGCGAGCTCGACAAGGTCGGCCATGTGTACGGCTGCCAGTCGTGGGAGTGGGGGGACGAGCTCGAGGCGATCGACGCCGAGCTCGGCCGGCTCGTGCGGTCGGTGCCCAGCGACACCGCGGTGTACGTGACCGCCGACCACGGCATGGTGGACGCCCCGCATGCGCTGCGGATCGACCTCGCCCATGACGTGGAGCTGGCCACCGGTATCCGCCACGTCGGCGGTGAGCCACGTGCCCTCCAGCTCTACTGCGAGGCCGGTGCGGTGGCCGACGTCGCCCAGACCTGGACGGAGCGGGTGGGGGAGCGGGCCTGGATCCGCACGCGAGACGAGGCCACCCGGCAGGGGTGGTTCGGCCCGGTCAGCGAGGTCAACCGGCCACGGATCGGCGACCTGGTCGTGGCGATGCGGGACAACTTCGCCATCGTGGACTCACGGCGCGCCCGGCCCCAGCTGCTCGCCCTGCTGGGGCTGCACGGGTCGCTGACCCCGCAGGAGTCCGCCGTGCCGTTGTTCCACGTCCCGCCGCGCGACAACTCCTAG
- a CDS encoding DUF5998 family protein, giving the protein MGPTSPHARDAAPQAAPLAPASLPLDLTRAIEQAGYYPALVADVVQAALGGEEVVSHLVHQETTFDHDVVRRHITVLALTTSRLVIAHADDHTDERSGHEDVATATTESVPLSAVRGVMITHVVARPQEYQPGSLGREITLTLGWGAVSRIDLMPATCADPDCEADHGYEGSVASDDISLRISADAEGETALQQALSFARELSASIGG; this is encoded by the coding sequence ATGGGACCCACCTCACCCCACGCCCGTGACGCTGCCCCGCAGGCCGCCCCGTTGGCCCCGGCGTCGCTGCCACTCGACCTGACGCGGGCGATCGAGCAGGCCGGCTACTACCCGGCTCTCGTGGCGGACGTGGTCCAGGCCGCCCTGGGCGGCGAAGAGGTCGTGTCCCACCTGGTCCACCAGGAGACGACGTTCGACCACGACGTGGTCCGTCGCCACATCACGGTCCTCGCCCTCACCACGTCGCGGCTGGTCATCGCGCACGCCGACGACCACACCGACGAGCGCTCCGGCCACGAGGACGTCGCCACCGCCACGACGGAGAGCGTCCCGCTGTCGGCCGTGCGGGGGGTGATGATCACCCACGTGGTGGCCCGCCCCCAGGAGTACCAGCCCGGGTCGCTGGGTCGTGAGATCACCCTCACGCTCGGCTGGGGTGCTGTGAGCCGCATCGACCTGATGCCGGCCACCTGTGCCGACCCGGACTGCGAGGCCGACCACGGGTACGAGGGCAGTGTCGCCTCGGACGACATCTCGTTGCGGATCAGTGCCGACGCCGAGGGTGAGACGGCCCTGCAGCAGGCGCTCAGCTTCGCGCGGGAGCTCTCGGCGAGCATCGGCGGCTGA
- a CDS encoding bifunctional GNAT family N-acetyltransferase/acetate--CoA ligase family protein — MSEGSPLPAGYPARWEADVVLRDGSVAHLRPITPADVDAVHRFHARQSDESIYMRFFAPLRQLSDRDVARFTNVDYRDRVALVATVRGEIIGIGRYDRVTPTTAEVAFNISDQYQGKGIGSVLLEHLAVIAWEAGIQEFTAEVLPQNRKMISVFSEAGYEVSRHFEDGVVSLTFKIQPTERSEAVRLSREHRAESVSMRSVLFPDSIAVVGASRRTDSIGHHILANIMAAGFNGAVHAVNREAMEVLGLPTHARVSDIPDEVDLAVVAVPAREVLDVVADCAEAGVRTLLVVSAGFAESGPEGEELQSRLLAAARESGMRVVGPNSFGVINNDPAVRLNASLAPELPPPGRLGLFAQSGALGIAVLASAARRGLGISVFASAGNRVDVSGNDFMQYWLDDQSTDVVGLYLESMGNPRKFSRIARRLASTKPVIVVKSGVSSYGVPPGHRARSTRVRPEAFDAMLRQAGVIRVENVHQMFDVAQLVAHQPLPHGNRVAIVGNSDALGALTAEACVSWGLEVAHGPVSLPSDARGEQFAQALADAFADLEVDSVLSCFIPPLVTLDEDVATAVRDAAMKSEKPCLATFLGMRGVLERLSGTGVDGRPTVVPAYAMPEDAVRALAAATRYAEWRARDRGVPVRPVGIDREAAELLVERVLQESPEGRRLDLQEATELLAAYGIEVWPSLPARTVDEAVAAAAVIGYPVVLKSVAPLMRNSPGLIGIRVDLRTEVQLREAFEALNERLAPMSANSFVVQRMATPGVSCVVRSDEDPLFGPVVSFSIAGPPTELLGDIGHRIPPLTDVDVSDLISSVKASPMLHGHRGADPVHRAALADLIARVSVLADNLPDVASLVLNPVNAHSGGVDVLGAEVTVAPTPRRKDPGRRSLT, encoded by the coding sequence ATGAGTGAGGGCTCGCCGCTCCCGGCCGGCTACCCCGCCCGGTGGGAGGCTGACGTCGTCCTCCGGGACGGGTCCGTCGCCCACCTGCGGCCGATCACCCCCGCCGACGTCGACGCGGTCCACCGGTTCCACGCCCGCCAGTCCGACGAGTCGATCTACATGCGGTTCTTCGCGCCCCTGCGCCAGCTCAGCGACCGTGACGTGGCCCGTTTCACCAACGTCGACTACCGCGACCGGGTGGCCCTGGTGGCCACGGTCCGCGGCGAGATCATCGGCATCGGACGCTACGACCGGGTCACCCCGACGACCGCCGAGGTGGCCTTCAACATCTCCGACCAGTACCAGGGCAAAGGAATCGGCTCGGTGCTGCTCGAGCACCTTGCCGTCATCGCCTGGGAGGCCGGGATCCAGGAGTTCACCGCCGAGGTGCTGCCGCAGAACCGCAAGATGATCTCGGTGTTCTCCGAGGCCGGCTACGAGGTGAGCCGCCACTTCGAGGACGGGGTCGTCTCCCTGACCTTCAAGATCCAGCCGACCGAACGGTCCGAAGCCGTGCGCCTGTCGCGCGAGCACCGGGCCGAGTCGGTGAGCATGCGCTCGGTGCTCTTCCCCGACTCGATCGCCGTCGTCGGCGCGAGCCGCCGGACCGACTCGATCGGCCACCACATCCTGGCCAACATCATGGCGGCCGGCTTCAACGGTGCCGTCCACGCCGTCAACCGCGAGGCCATGGAGGTGCTCGGGCTCCCGACCCATGCCCGCGTCTCCGACATCCCCGACGAGGTCGACCTCGCCGTGGTCGCGGTGCCGGCCCGAGAGGTGCTGGACGTCGTCGCCGACTGCGCCGAGGCAGGCGTGCGCACCCTGCTGGTCGTCAGTGCCGGGTTCGCCGAGTCCGGCCCCGAGGGTGAGGAGCTGCAGTCCCGGCTGCTGGCTGCCGCACGGGAGTCGGGCATGCGGGTCGTGGGGCCCAACTCGTTCGGTGTCATCAACAACGATCCCGCGGTCCGGCTCAACGCCTCGCTGGCACCGGAGCTGCCACCCCCCGGGCGGTTGGGCCTGTTCGCCCAGAGCGGTGCCCTCGGGATCGCCGTGCTGGCGTCCGCCGCCCGGCGCGGCCTGGGGATCTCGGTGTTCGCCTCCGCCGGCAACCGGGTGGACGTCTCCGGCAACGACTTCATGCAGTACTGGCTCGACGACCAGAGCACCGACGTGGTCGGCCTCTATCTGGAGTCGATGGGCAACCCGCGCAAGTTCTCCCGCATCGCCCGTCGGCTGGCCTCGACCAAGCCGGTCATCGTCGTCAAGTCCGGGGTGTCCTCCTACGGCGTGCCTCCGGGGCACCGGGCCCGCTCGACCCGCGTCCGCCCCGAAGCCTTCGACGCGATGCTGCGCCAAGCGGGCGTGATCCGCGTCGAGAACGTCCACCAGATGTTCGACGTCGCCCAGCTCGTCGCCCACCAGCCGCTGCCGCACGGCAACCGGGTGGCCATCGTCGGCAACTCCGACGCGCTCGGCGCGCTCACGGCCGAGGCCTGCGTCAGCTGGGGACTCGAGGTCGCTCACGGCCCGGTGTCGCTGCCCAGCGACGCCAGGGGCGAGCAGTTCGCCCAGGCGCTTGCCGACGCCTTCGCGGACCTGGAGGTCGACAGCGTGCTCAGCTGCTTCATCCCGCCGCTCGTCACCCTCGACGAAGACGTCGCCACGGCCGTGCGGGACGCGGCGATGAAGAGCGAAAAGCCTTGCTTGGCAACGTTTCTCGGCATGCGAGGAGTGCTCGAGAGACTGTCCGGGACGGGCGTCGACGGGCGTCCCACGGTGGTGCCGGCCTACGCCATGCCCGAGGACGCCGTCCGCGCCCTCGCCGCCGCCACGAGGTATGCCGAGTGGCGGGCTCGCGACCGCGGCGTCCCGGTCCGTCCGGTGGGCATCGACCGCGAGGCAGCGGAGCTCCTCGTCGAGCGCGTCCTCCAGGAGTCGCCGGAAGGACGGCGCCTGGACCTCCAGGAGGCCACCGAGCTCCTCGCGGCATACGGCATCGAGGTGTGGCCCAGCCTTCCGGCACGGACGGTCGACGAGGCGGTCGCTGCGGCCGCCGTGATCGGCTACCCGGTGGTCCTCAAGTCGGTCGCGCCGCTCATGCGGAACTCGCCGGGGCTCATTGGCATCCGGGTGGACCTGCGCACCGAGGTGCAGCTGCGGGAGGCCTTCGAGGCGCTGAACGAGCGGCTCGCCCCGATGTCGGCCAACTCGTTCGTGGTGCAGCGGATGGCCACCCCCGGGGTGTCGTGCGTCGTGCGCTCCGACGAGGACCCGTTGTTCGGCCCCGTCGTCTCGTTCAGCATCGCCGGTCCGCCCACGGAGCTCCTCGGCGACATCGGCCACCGCATCCCGCCGCTCACCGACGTGGACGTGTCCGACCTGATCTCGTCGGTCAAGGCGTCACCGATGCTGCACGGGCACCGCGGTGCCGACCCCGTCCACCGCGCCGCGCTCGCCGACCTCATCGCGCGGGTGTCGGTGCTCGCCGACAACCTGCCCGACGTGGCCAGCCTCGTCCTCAACCCGGTCAACGCGCACTCCGGAGGCGTCGACGTGCTCGGCGCCGAGGTGACCGTGGCCCCCACGCCGCGGCGCAAGGACCCGGGACGCCGCTCCCTCACCTAG
- a CDS encoding sialidase family protein yields the protein MSPDLSDLPGAGEQRDPVADFFARERAGVRELSAGTDRWESIVVEASRPRRRTAMPYLAGAAAVVLVAGLVWGVEHGPGTGRAVDAASRTTAGSTTVTETASPSVAQSSPSPATSSGPSTPVSKPPQPAPRSFGIVSMSNAGGKHLYALGSATCPHGPCTAVIASDDDGLTWTTRASFETLTTPGPRTTPDRANQLVGIRFASSTVGYVYGSKTLRTVDGGRSWTSVDVDRRTVLSLETDGRQVWMATARSCAHAGAKGPRGCVDLQPRTGSVESASTLPVQLTGMPAAGDSAWIAMDGSDAYYNVTTTNATGPDRAMRLSGTPALLPVPTGCSPTGVWVSATANTPGTLFGVCPSAATPADEYSLAVSSDRGATWTTRPAPGLGRPSGTGIWLTATDAKHLVAVRQGLPSSGASQDPTTVLTSSDGGASWTRPTPVAPESADWVGAAGGGLVYAVGGGLAYWQSDDAGATFRSVPLRR from the coding sequence ATGAGCCCCGACCTGTCCGACCTGCCCGGCGCGGGGGAGCAGCGCGATCCCGTCGCGGACTTCTTCGCCCGGGAGCGCGCCGGCGTCCGCGAGCTGTCGGCCGGCACCGACCGCTGGGAGTCGATCGTCGTCGAGGCGTCCCGGCCCCGGCGCCGGACCGCGATGCCCTACCTCGCGGGCGCGGCAGCGGTGGTGCTGGTCGCAGGCCTTGTCTGGGGTGTCGAGCACGGACCCGGCACCGGGCGCGCGGTCGACGCCGCCAGCCGCACCACGGCGGGGTCGACCACGGTCACCGAGACCGCGAGCCCCTCCGTCGCCCAGTCGTCACCGTCGCCGGCCACGTCCAGCGGCCCCAGCACGCCGGTCTCGAAGCCCCCGCAGCCAGCCCCCCGGTCGTTCGGGATCGTCTCGATGTCCAACGCCGGTGGCAAGCACCTGTACGCCCTGGGGTCGGCGACCTGCCCCCACGGGCCGTGCACGGCCGTCATCGCCTCCGATGACGACGGCCTGACCTGGACGACGCGGGCGTCCTTCGAGACCCTGACCACCCCCGGGCCGCGGACCACACCGGACCGTGCCAACCAGCTGGTCGGCATCCGCTTCGCGAGCTCCACCGTCGGCTACGTCTACGGCAGCAAGACCCTGCGCACCGTCGACGGCGGCCGCAGCTGGACCAGCGTCGACGTCGACCGTCGCACCGTGCTCTCGCTGGAGACCGATGGCAGGCAGGTCTGGATGGCCACCGCCCGTTCCTGTGCGCACGCCGGAGCGAAGGGCCCGCGCGGCTGCGTCGACCTCCAGCCACGCACCGGGTCGGTCGAGAGCGCCAGCACCCTGCCGGTGCAGCTCACCGGGATGCCGGCCGCAGGGGACAGCGCCTGGATCGCGATGGACGGCAGCGACGCCTACTACAACGTGACGACGACGAACGCGACCGGGCCGGACCGGGCGATGAGGCTCAGCGGCACGCCGGCCCTGCTACCGGTGCCCACCGGGTGCAGCCCCACCGGCGTGTGGGTGTCAGCGACGGCCAACACGCCGGGCACCCTGTTCGGGGTCTGCCCCTCGGCGGCCACGCCGGCGGACGAGTACTCCCTGGCCGTCTCCAGCGACCGCGGCGCCACCTGGACCACGCGGCCGGCGCCCGGCCTGGGCCGACCCTCCGGCACGGGGATCTGGCTCACCGCGACCGATGCCAAGCACCTCGTGGCGGTGCGTCAGGGCCTTCCCTCGAGCGGTGCGTCGCAGGACCCCACCACGGTCTTGACGAGCAGCGATGGCGGCGCGAGCTGGACCCGTCCCACCCCCGTCGCCCCGGAGTCTGCCGACTGGGTCGGCGCGGCAGGCGGCGGGCTGGTCTACGCGGTCGGGGGCGGCCTCGCGTACTGGCAGAGCGACGACGCGGGCGCGACGTTCAGGAGCGTCCCGCTGCGCAGGTGA
- a CDS encoding sigma-70 family RNA polymerase sigma factor, giving the protein MAFTGGVAVPARDRVDVEASVRELYDVHYARLAGWTAKLVGDPDLAHDLATEAFLKLFREFNRVDDPRPWLYTVTANLVRDHWRKRGREAAAYQRHEAGRDDFTTDADHATTLTVRDAVEALPDRLRVAVMLHYFADLPVATVARQLDKSEGTIKRDLFDARQRMATMLGEIR; this is encoded by the coding sequence GTGGCATTCACGGGAGGGGTGGCAGTGCCGGCGCGAGACCGCGTGGACGTGGAAGCGTCCGTCCGTGAGCTCTACGACGTGCACTACGCCCGCCTCGCTGGGTGGACCGCCAAGCTCGTCGGCGACCCCGACCTCGCCCACGACCTGGCGACCGAGGCCTTCCTCAAGCTGTTCCGCGAGTTCAACCGTGTGGACGACCCGCGGCCCTGGCTGTACACCGTGACCGCCAACCTCGTGCGCGACCACTGGCGCAAGCGCGGCCGGGAGGCTGCCGCCTACCAGCGGCACGAGGCAGGACGCGACGACTTCACCACCGACGCCGACCACGCCACCACGCTGACCGTCCGTGACGCCGTCGAGGCGCTGCCCGACCGGCTGCGGGTGGCCGTGATGCTGCACTACTTCGCCGACCTGCCGGTGGCCACCGTGGCCCGGCAGCTCGACAAGTCCGAGGGAACGATCAAGCGGGACCTGTTCGACGCGCGCCAGCGGATGGCGACCATGCTGGGAGAGATTCGATGA
- a CDS encoding nitroreductase family protein: protein MEFREVVRRRRMVRRFDPDRPVARAALDDVLYAAQRAPSAGFSQGWDFVVLADGQDRRRFWDATRDPELPHDAPPDGWLAGVSSAPVLVLCLSDPDTYLDRYAEPDKGWSDRDPARWPVPYWDVDTGMAAMLMLLAAVDQGLGALFFGVPPARHADVRQAHGIPANRRLVGVVALGHELRRSEGSSRTRPRRTTAEVVHWGHFGGSENGYSGGGLGSSGESGTGPV from the coding sequence ATGGAGTTTCGTGAGGTCGTCCGCCGGCGTCGGATGGTGCGTCGTTTCGATCCCGACCGTCCCGTCGCGCGCGCAGCCCTCGACGACGTCCTGTATGCCGCGCAGCGGGCTCCCAGCGCGGGCTTCAGCCAGGGGTGGGACTTCGTCGTGCTCGCCGACGGCCAGGACCGGCGCCGGTTCTGGGATGCGACTCGCGACCCTGAGCTGCCGCACGACGCGCCCCCGGACGGCTGGCTGGCGGGCGTGTCGTCGGCTCCGGTGCTGGTGCTGTGCCTGTCCGACCCGGACACCTACCTCGACCGCTACGCCGAGCCCGACAAGGGCTGGTCCGACCGCGACCCTGCCCGCTGGCCGGTCCCCTACTGGGATGTCGACACGGGCATGGCAGCCATGCTGATGCTCCTCGCCGCGGTCGACCAGGGGCTCGGAGCCCTGTTCTTCGGCGTCCCACCTGCCCGCCACGCGGACGTGCGGCAGGCTCACGGCATACCGGCGAACCGGCGGCTGGTCGGGGTCGTGGCCCTCGGCCACGAGCTGCGCCGCAGCGAGGGCTCCAGCCGGACCCGGCCGCGCCGGACCACCGCCGAGGTCGTGCACTGGGGTCACTTCGGCGGAAGCGAAAATGGATACAGCGGCGGAGGGCTCGGGTCCAGCGGCGAGTCGGGGACGGGCCCCGTCTAG
- a CDS encoding DNA gyrase/topoisomerase IV subunit A — translation MARKTPPTPADETYVERIVDIDVEEEMQGAFLEYAYSVIYSRALPDARDGLKPVQRRILFSMAEMGLRPERGHVKSSRVVGDVMGKYHPHGDTAIYDALVRMAQPFTMRLPLVDGHGNFGSLDDGPAASRYTEARLAPAAMLMVTGLDEETVEFVPNYDDQLLQPDVLPAAFPNLLVNGASGIAVGMATNMAPHNLVEVIGAARHLIANPTCSLDDLMRFVPGPDLPAGGRIIGLDGIRDAYLGGRGSFRTRATTRVEKTSPRRMGIVVTELPYLVGPEKVIEKIKDAVQSKKLQGISDVKDLTDRKHGLRLVIEVKNGFNPDAVLEQLYKLTPMEDSFSINNVALVDGQPKTLGLKDLLRVYVDFRTDVVRRRTEYRLSKYQDRLHLVEGLLIAILDIDEVIQVIRTSDDAAAARARLMDVFDLSEAQANYILELQLRRLTKFSRLELDKEKTELERLIEELEAILGDEKLLMKTVSTELADVAKTHGTPRRTVLLESAGVPATTATPLEVADDPCWVLLSSTGLMARTGSADPLPVDGSRSKHDALVGAVRTTARGEVGLVTSRGRLVRLSALELPTLPPTNGSPSLSGGAPLAAYVDLPAGEEPLALVSVSPDSAGIALGTAQGVVKRVTTDYPARADFEVISLKDGDEVVGAVELSSGTEDLVFITTDAQLLRFGAAAVRPQGRAAGGMAGIKLAAGQRATFFGAVPEGADAIVVTASGSSGALPGTEAGSIKVTPYAEYPAKGRATGGVRCHRFLKGEDTLVLAWAGAQPARAAAANGVALDLPEATGRRDGSGVPAVTAIARIAGPPLP, via the coding sequence ATGGCCCGCAAGACCCCGCCCACCCCCGCCGACGAGACCTATGTCGAGCGGATCGTCGACATCGACGTCGAGGAGGAGATGCAGGGGGCGTTCCTCGAGTACGCCTACTCGGTGATCTACTCCCGCGCCCTGCCCGACGCGCGGGACGGTCTCAAGCCGGTGCAGCGCCGCATCCTCTTCTCCATGGCCGAGATGGGCCTGCGTCCCGAGCGCGGCCACGTGAAGTCCTCGCGCGTCGTCGGCGACGTGATGGGCAAGTACCACCCGCACGGCGACACCGCGATCTACGACGCCCTGGTCCGGATGGCCCAGCCGTTCACGATGCGCCTGCCGCTGGTCGACGGACACGGCAACTTCGGCTCTCTCGACGACGGTCCCGCTGCCTCGCGCTACACCGAGGCCCGGCTGGCCCCGGCTGCGATGCTCATGGTCACCGGCCTCGACGAGGAGACGGTCGAGTTCGTCCCCAACTACGACGACCAGCTGCTCCAGCCGGACGTGCTGCCTGCCGCGTTCCCCAACCTGCTCGTCAACGGGGCCAGCGGGATCGCCGTCGGCATGGCGACCAACATGGCTCCGCACAACCTCGTCGAGGTCATCGGCGCCGCCCGACACCTCATCGCGAACCCGACCTGCTCGCTCGACGACCTGATGCGGTTCGTCCCGGGTCCGGACCTGCCCGCGGGCGGGCGCATCATCGGGCTCGACGGGATCCGCGACGCCTACCTCGGCGGCCGCGGCAGCTTCCGCACCCGGGCCACCACCCGCGTCGAGAAGACCTCGCCACGCCGGATGGGCATCGTCGTCACCGAGCTGCCCTACCTCGTCGGCCCCGAGAAGGTCATCGAGAAGATCAAGGACGCCGTCCAGTCCAAGAAGCTCCAGGGCATCTCCGACGTCAAGGACCTCACCGACCGCAAGCACGGCCTGCGACTGGTCATCGAGGTGAAGAACGGCTTCAACCCCGACGCCGTCCTCGAGCAGCTCTACAAGCTCACGCCCATGGAGGACTCGTTCTCCATCAACAACGTCGCACTGGTCGACGGGCAGCCGAAGACGTTGGGGCTCAAGGACCTGCTGCGGGTGTACGTCGACTTCCGCACCGACGTCGTGCGCCGACGCACCGAGTACCGGCTGTCCAAGTACCAGGACCGGCTGCACCTCGTCGAGGGCCTGCTCATCGCGATCCTCGACATCGACGAAGTCATCCAGGTCATCCGGACCTCGGACGACGCGGCCGCCGCACGCGCCCGGCTGATGGACGTGTTCGACCTGTCCGAGGCCCAGGCCAACTACATCCTCGAGCTCCAGCTGCGCCGGCTCACGAAGTTCAGCCGCCTCGAGCTCGACAAGGAGAAGACCGAGCTCGAGCGCCTCATCGAAGAGCTCGAAGCCATCCTCGGTGACGAGAAGCTGCTGATGAAGACCGTCTCGACCGAGCTCGCCGACGTGGCCAAGACCCACGGCACACCGCGACGGACGGTGCTGCTGGAGTCGGCCGGTGTGCCCGCCACGACCGCCACCCCGCTCGAGGTCGCCGACGACCCGTGCTGGGTGCTGCTGTCCTCGACCGGCCTGATGGCCCGCACCGGTTCCGCCGACCCGCTGCCCGTCGACGGCTCGCGAAGCAAGCACGACGCACTGGTCGGCGCCGTCCGCACGACGGCGCGCGGCGAGGTCGGGCTGGTCACCTCCCGCGGCCGGCTGGTGCGGCTGTCGGCGCTCGAGCTGCCCACCCTGCCGCCCACCAACGGCTCCCCCAGCCTGTCCGGCGGGGCGCCGCTCGCGGCCTACGTCGACCTTCCCGCGGGTGAGGAGCCGCTGGCACTCGTGTCGGTGTCGCCCGACTCGGCGGGGATCGCCCTCGGCACGGCGCAGGGCGTCGTCAAGCGGGTGACGACCGACTACCCCGCTCGGGCCGACTTCGAGGTGATCTCGCTCAAGGACGGGGACGAGGTCGTCGGCGCCGTCGAACTGTCCTCCGGCACAGAGGATCTCGTGTTCATCACCACGGACGCCCAGCTGTTGAGGTTCGGCGCCGCGGCGGTGCGGCCCCAGGGCCGGGCGGCCGGCGGCATGGCGGGCATCAAGCTCGCCGCGGGTCAGCGAGCCACGTTCTTCGGCGCCGTGCCCGAGGGCGCCGACGCCATCGTGGTCACGGCGTCGGGTTCGTCCGGGGCGTTGCCGGGCACCGAGGCCGGCTCCATCAAGGTGACTCCCTACGCCGAGTACCCCGCCAAGGGCCGAGCCACGGGTGGCGTGCGCTGTCACCGGTTCCTCAAGGGAGAGGACACGCTGGTCCTCGCCTGGGCGGGCGCCCAGCCCGCACGCGCCGCCGCAGCCAACGGTGTCGCGCTGGACCTGCCGGAGGCGACGGGCCGCCGAGACGGCTCGGGCGTCCCCGCGGTGACGGCCATCGCCCGCATCGCCGGGCCGCCACTGCCGTGA
- a CDS encoding sucrase ferredoxin: MTSAHASHATPAPDACSVGFDRADISAYGTAAGATFFVALEQPGPWGRDAATQSHLPAGVGSSLSKACADRGGRLSLIRRPGRHADDVHGGAHTAYLAWAGRDPWMVRLTVTDPAALLELDLDALARGDREAVTAATPDAEPAEPILLICTNGRRDVCCAVRGRPVALDAAADHPGRVWEASHTGGHRFSPTGVLLPHGATLARLDADLSAQLLDRAGSGHLPAGVLGPRHDRGRSPLGGPAQAAESHVRHEEGITDLTALTVTQVPGPGVERTGDEAAEASVTTVYAVRHRDGRSWRVMLERRAHAELPESCGKSPVPVMEWVARTQS; this comes from the coding sequence GTGACCTCCGCCCACGCCAGCCATGCCACCCCGGCGCCGGACGCCTGCTCGGTCGGCTTCGACCGGGCCGACATCAGCGCCTACGGCACGGCGGCAGGGGCGACCTTCTTCGTCGCCCTCGAGCAGCCCGGCCCGTGGGGACGTGACGCCGCCACGCAGTCGCATCTGCCTGCGGGAGTAGGCAGCTCGCTCTCCAAGGCGTGCGCCGACCGTGGCGGGCGACTGTCCCTGATCCGGCGGCCGGGACGGCACGCCGACGACGTGCACGGTGGCGCGCACACGGCATACCTCGCGTGGGCCGGCAGGGACCCGTGGATGGTGCGGCTGACGGTCACGGACCCCGCGGCACTGCTCGAGCTGGACCTCGACGCCCTCGCCCGCGGTGACCGCGAGGCGGTCACCGCCGCCACGCCGGACGCCGAACCCGCCGAGCCGATCCTGCTGATCTGCACCAACGGTCGTCGCGACGTGTGCTGCGCCGTCAGGGGGCGCCCCGTCGCGCTCGACGCCGCGGCAGACCACCCCGGTCGCGTGTGGGAGGCATCGCACACCGGTGGCCACCGCTTCTCCCCCACGGGCGTCCTGCTCCCGCACGGAGCCACCCTGGCCCGGCTCGATGCCGACCTGAGCGCCCAGCTGCTCGATCGGGCCGGTTCGGGCCACCTGCCTGCGGGAGTCCTCGGACCCCGCCACGACCGCGGCCGCAGCCCGCTCGGTGGTCCCGCACAGGCTGCCGAGTCCCACGTCCGTCACGAGGAAGGCATCACCGACCTCACCGCGCTCACGGTCACGCAGGTCCCTGGGCCGGGCGTCGAGCGGACCGGCGACGAGGCTGCTGAAGCCTCCGTGACGACCGTGTATGCCGTGCGGCACCGGGACGGGCGCAGCTGGCGGGTCATGCTCGAGCGGCGCGCGCACGCGGAGCTTCCCGAGTCCTGCGGGAAGTCCCCTGTCCCTGTCATGGAGTGGGTGGCGCGGACACAGTCCTGA